The nucleotide sequence CAGGAGGGCAATAATTGACAGAAAGTGTAAAACAGAAATGAGACATATGCTGACCATACAGCCGGGCTGAAAGAGGCACGGTATTTCATGAACTTTATTTGTGTGTTTgtttagcggcagcagtacagtacaacacATACAATCAGCAtcgtactgtgcagaagtcttaggcaccttagctatctATCTGCTCCTTAACCTCTGCACAGTACTGtctgtacgggttagggttagtacgtTGCGGGCATGCTATGTCAGTGTCGGAAGCCTGGCGACACTTGCGGGATGCTCCCGGGACAtcctgggactgtgttggtcattgactcaAGTGATGGATTTCACTGAACCTTTCGATCTACAGTGCATGTGGCGAATGAAGTCAATATTTTTTCTAATTGTATTCCTTTCCCCACATTAATCCCATATTTTCTCTCCACTATTCCGTGAACCAGATCCACTTAGATTTCACTCCTGATCTACGCAATTTCAGCGGCCAGTCAATCTCTGACCTCTGAGGTTCAAGAggctgattctgggaataaaggaGTTAACATctgaggaaaggtttagatctggaatttagaagaatgcgggggatgttattgaaacctaccgactGTTGAAAGGAGAATGCTGAaaggatgtttctgatggtgggggtgtccagaactataGCACACAGCCTCGCAATTGAGGACCGACCCTTCAGAACAGAACAGGCGAGTTTTTATTAGCCAGAGAACAGTGAAGCCAGAGAGAGGAATATTCTGCCAAAAccgtggatatatttaaggcaaaaattattagtttcctgattggtcggggcatcaacGGTTATGGGAATGAAAGGGATCCGGGActtgccatgatggaatggtagagcagacccgataggctgaatggtctccttctgctcctatgccttacggTTTTAACACGGAATGCCCGGCAGTCCCTGCAAGGGAATGGCCCGTGTGGGATGGTCAAAGGCGTGTGGGATGGTCAAAGGCATGTGGCAGATTGGCTCATTGATAATAATCAGCAACAAGCACAAGTACCTCACTTGGATGGCAATAGGAGGGGGCCTTCCCTCCAGAATCCGTTCTGAAAGTCAGAGTCACTGACTGGCCTGATGCACTTGACAACGGTCAAATTAACAGTCCGGACAGTCCGGAACTCTACCACTGTCCCCAAGAGGATGAATGAGAAATGAACGGAGATGTAGAGATCACACGAGAGGCCGGAATGAATACCCAGGCAAGTACTACAGGGATATTTTGCCTTTCCAGCACAGTTCCAAAACACAGGCAATAATCTAAATCAGAAGTCCGGAAATaagaaaaacaagagtgaaagAGCAGCCGGCAAGCAATTCCAAAAAACACAACAGACTGAATCAAAAGCTTGAAAATCAAACCGGTCCACAATATAAAAATTGCAAGGCAAGGCAAAGAAAACACATTCGAAAGGAAAGCGCACTGGATTACAAGACAGACACACGATCAATTGGCTAATAGACTGAGTGAGGAACAGCACAATTCACAGCTTAAATATTCAGAATAACCAGGCacaggtgaattcagtaaccatgCAGGTAACAGAGTAAGGCAAGAATGTTTAGCAAAAAGAATCCCGCTGACAGTCACACTACCAACACAGCACGGACCTCGGGACGACTGCGATATGCGTGGATCAATGTCCAGTTTTCGTAGGGAGAGTCGATTTGCAAGGAAGGTCTGCAGGAGAATGCAAGGGGTTCAAACAAGTTACCTGATTTACGGGCTGTTCCGGGGGACACATATCGGTCTACCGTTGAACCTCCTTCCGCATTAGACTTTGAGGGACTAAACACTGGAAATTTCTTCCTTGGCCAGAAGCAACAACGTGAGTGGTAACAGTGACCCGAAGACAGAGGCACTGACACTACAAATGTAGAGAACCAATTACACCTTCAATATTTAGGCCGAACGACATATTGAATGTAAATAAAGTTATTCACAATGCATAATGTATATTTTATCAAGGGCAGGAATCTGCATTAAGGAAGGCGTGTTCCGAAACTTACTGAGGACTTTGCAACAACCGTTCCGTAACCTCCCCTTCTGCGGATTAAATAAGAACTCCTGCTCATCTCCGCGCCCATTGCTGTGACGGTTGCTTTACTAAGAGTGTGAGAGCCGGAGAACTGTGTGACTGCGATGGATCAGTGGCCAGACGTAAAAGAACTATTTTCGAACCTCGTTCCCGCCGCTTTGGGCGTCATCGGCAATACAGCATTAACAGCAGTTCTGTATGGACTGGAGTATCTGGTGGAGAAAAACAGCCCATGTCCCTGTGATCCGGAATGGAATGCTATCCATTCGAATCTTGCTTTTATTGTACCCACAGTCGTCCTCCTTCTCATCAGTATGATGGTGGTACCCCGTTCGCGGCGAATGTTTAAGTGTGGAACGTGCAGACCATGTCCCGAGTGTGGAAGGTGCAGTGGATGTTCCCAGTGTTGTACGCGCAGTGAATGTCCCGAGTCTGGTTCACGGTTCCCAAGTTGCTGCAACAGCTGCAGAAAATGTTGTTTTGAATTGAACACACTGATGCAAATATCGATCCCATCTATCATATGGGTTGTTATTTTACTGCTGGATGGGGACTATGTCGCCTGTTACCAAGCCCCTTCAGTCAATCGGACGCACGGCCATCAGAAATGCGAACAGTTTTGCAACCTCGAGACTTCGTCTTCTCTGCGCTACTATTGCTTCAGGTCCCGGGTGAGTATCGTCAGATATTGCTTAAAGTCTGCGATTATAACAGTGCAGGTCTCTGGCCAGTGGATCTATCCGCGCCGTTACCGCCCCGGTACATCATAATTCAGATGCGAGAAAGCGCCCAGAACTGACATAGAAATGatggcacaggtttaaagtgagaaggaGAAATTTACAGGGTGATTTGAACGATAGGCTTTCCACTAAATGTTGGTGAATAACTGGAAAGTGGTGCTGGATGAGGCGTTGGAGACGGAAGTAGTTAAATACAGATACTTACGGACGAAATGAGTAGTGGAATACGGAATAAATGCAGGGAAATGGGGTTAGTGTCTGAGGGGATCGCAGTCggcaaaggtcaaagttcaaaagttcgaagtaagtttattatgcaagtacatatatgtcacatgtccctacattagaaattactaggcttacccagcGCCCTGTATTTTTccgagctccgtgtacctatgcaggagtctctcaaaagaccctgttGCATCCGCCTCCACGACCGtcaccggcaacccattccatacactcgcaactcactgcgtaaaaaacttacccttgacatctcctctgtacctacttgcaagcaccttaaatctgtgccctctcttgttagccatatcagccctgggaaaatgcctctgactatacacacaatcaatgcctctcatcagcttatacacctctatcaggtaacctctcatcctccgacgctccaaaagaaaaggctgaattaactcaacctattctcataaggcatgctccccaatccaggcaacatccttctcaatctcctctgcaccctttctacggtttccacatccttcctgtagtgaggcgaccagaactgagcacagtactccaagtggggtctgaccagggtcctatattactgcaacattacctcttggctccgaaactcaatcccactgttgaGAAGGCCAATGAaccgtatgccttcttcaccacagagccatcttgcacaacagctttgagtgtcctatgcactcgaacccaagatccctctgaaactcaacactgccaagagtcttaccattaatactatattctgccatcatatttgaccgaccaaaatgaaccacctcacacttatctgggttgaacaccatctgccacttcttaaaTAGTTTTTCATGCTATGAGtttcccgctgtaacctctgacagccctccacactattcataacacctccaacctctcATACccagacattcattttcttgtgggcattcaaagTAAATACAAAGGGAGAAGCTCTTTAGTTTGAGGGTAGTGACCCTTTGCAGTTCTTCACCAGTTGGTACCTGGCTCACTCTGAAGTGCGTACAAAGCAGTGATTGATGGCTTTCTTTAGATTAGAGCAGAATAATATGATATGGAGTTAGTACAGGGGATGAGTATTGGAGCAATGGACGGCCTCCTTAAAAAAATACCTGATCAATTTCAGCGGCTGGGCAAGCTCAATATTTACTCTCATTCTATTTATAagctgcttgtttttttttatatcctGGCAGATAATTGGCAGCATTATACTCGGTGTATCTGTGTTCTTACTGGTATTACTAAAATTCTTTCCGAGGTGGACTTATTGTGACTATACTGAGGAGGGATATTACAAGTTCAAGTATCTACAATCGTTGGAAAAGAAGAAATGGAAGAAGATAAAGAAAGAGTTGGGGAATATGGTGGCAAAGACGGCAAATGTGGAGGCCAAAGAGCTAATTTCAAATCTGAGCCACTACATAACTGATCAGGGTGAACAGAACCCTAACCACGGCGCACACAGCTCTAACGAAGGTGCACAGAGCTCTAGCCAGGGTGATCCGAACTCTAGCCAGGATGATCAAGAGTTGCAAGCACTGATAACGCCGGCCAGTGACAGTTCAGCATAACCAACTGTAGGAGCCGTGTTTTCTGAGCTGCACGTTAATTATTTTTATCATAAAATGTAGTGGTGGTaaaagcaaatggaataagtATCATACTGTTGCTTATTTCTTTGTAGGTTATAGCTTGGAAACGCAGTGTTCATGTTTTTGCTGACTGATTAATATCACTTAATATTGCTTCGATATTGTATGTTTTCTAATTATTAATAAAAAATTGAATAAAAGATTAGACTCTTTGGAACACACATTTAATTGGAGTCGAGGGTGAGTCAAGCAGGTAGAACAAATCTGTCTGGGTTCGCAGGCTGGTGACAATTGTTTGGTTTGATTTCGGATTTTTGTTTTGCCGCTACAccaactgttgacaatattaaAATGAGGTGTCATCTTAATCACCATTTCAGAGACATCAGTGACCGACCACAACTCAACAAGGCAGGGTATACTTCCTGAACTCCAGCTGCAGCGCCCtgcaaaagtattcagccccaaccctttgttcacatgagTGAGTGACACAACCTGGGATTCTGAGCTCCCACCCCACCGCACAAAATCCAGGGAAAACTAAAATATCAAATTTTGAAGCATCAGCAGTTTAAAACTTATGGGGAACTGGAACAGAAGTGATCAAGCCTGGGATCTGTCAGACCGGACCATATGGAAAGGCTCGACAGACTCGAGGGGCCTGGTGGCTACTCTTGCTCCCATTTTGATTTGATCTTGAGTCCGGAAAAGTTGAGTCTCGGCCATAGAACTGAGATTCACTGAGGCTACAATTCACACAGACATACAGAATAATGAGCTACCTGCCGTGAAAGTTCTCCAAAGCTTATAATGGCTGGGGTGTGTGTGAGCATATATATACAAGACCTTACCATACACAATCACAAACATCCCACAGCTCCATTTGGACCCGttaaattttattttctgctCTGGTGAGGTGTTAGCAGAGTGGCCTGAGAACCGGGCGTACGCTGGTGATAATTCAGATGTAAAGGAGGAATTAAGTTGGAGTCTTGCATTTTACTGGTGGGTTCAGCCCCGCCATTAAAGTCAATTGACCATGTTATTGTGACCACAGCctatcaggcagtggtcagcacagagATCCCTGCAGATACTGCAGGAGAAAaacacagggaatcctgtaccgAGGTTCTTCGAGCGGGCTGTCATAACCCTGTGGCAGAATGTCTCTTCACCAAAACTCATCAATAAGCATCAAGACGTCACCCGCTGGCAGTGAGAGTACTCCTCTCCCCCCGATTCTTCCTGCGTGGTCGGAGTCTCACTGCAAGCACACACTGCCCTTGGACTGGCTCTGATGAAGATGAGACGCCAACCCCACCTCTTTTCATTTTGAGGAGCTATGCAACTGAATTCACGTGCTGACTGGTTCCATGGACACACACCGAATCAGACATCAAGATCTGCTGGAAGATCTTCaacttggtgaaagaaataattcAGTCTATCCAGAAAATTTTCGACTTCTGGTGCAATGAGGTGTCTGTAAGTAAATACTGCCGGCTGGAATATTTATCCAGGGACGCCCTGAAGCCCGGTGGTCCTGCGCACAAGCACAGCTACCGCAAGTGAATTGTGGGAAAGGCTACCGGCGAGAGTCATGTGGACACTGGATACTGAGGGATGGGGTCCTGTGTAACAACCAGGCAAACACCTGAACACGTGATGGTCTGCTGTTCAAAGAGACTACATACATACCTTGGCCGCTTTGTTAGGTACTTCGAGTAGCTAACACAGTGGCCATTGAGTATATGCTCGTGTTCGTTTGCCGCTGCAGCCCATCCACGTCATGGTTCGACgtattgtgcgttcagagatgccctCCTACACAGTACTGTTGTATCAGGTGGTTATTTAAATTACTGACACcttcatgtcagcttgaaccagtcaggccattctcctctgacttctccataACAAGGCACACAGAAACACAGTTTACTCAATCTTTTAATTGTTCTGCTTTGTTTTGGTTTTcgtacctttctctgtaaactgtagagatcgttgtgcgtgaaaatcccggaagatcaacagtttctgagatactcaaaccaccccgactGGATTCAACAACCCTTCCAGGGTCAAAGTCACATTTATTCCCAATTGTGATGATCGGTCTGGGCAACAagagaacctcttgaccatatatGGATGTTTTCTGTATTGAGCTGCTCCCATATGATTGTCTGATTACAGAGCTGTATCAATGAGCGAGTgcacgggtgtacctaataaagtggcaactgagtgtgaGGTGCATCTGATCCTTGTGCACAGAATGCCTGAGTTTGATGACTGTACTGTTGTATAGTCTTGACAACATTATGAACGTATAGTCTGGGCAAAACTATGAACATAGTGCAGCCGATGCACAGTTTGTGTTTCTGCTATGAATATAATTATATAGaaaaagcatagaaacatagaaaaatacagctcaatacaggccttttggcccaaaaagctgtgccgagcatgcctctaccttagaactacctcagctttacccataaccctatatttttctgagctccatgttcctatccaggagactcttaaaaaaTCCGTTTGTATTTGCCTCCATTGCCatggccagcagcccattccacacactctctacgtaaaaaaacacccctgacatctcctctgtacctacttccaagcaccttcaaactgtgccctctcgagccagccatttcagccctggggaaaagcctctgactgtccacaagatcaatgctGGTCATTGTCttctaaacctctatcaagtcacctctcatcctccgtctctccaaggaggaaaggctgagttcactcaacctattctcataaggcattctccccaatccaggcaacatccctgtaaatctcctcagcaccctttctatggtttccacgtcctgcctgtagtgaggtgaccagaactgagcacagtacatgTTATGAATGTATACGCTCGGCGAAACTATGAACGTAGTGGAGCCCACACACAGTTTTGTATTTCTGCTGTAAACATAATTATGTAAATCAAACCTATTTTTGAAATAAGCAAAATAATGTGGTTCGAGGGTGGATTCTCCGACGTTGGCAACCAAAATGGGAAACCCTATTGATGATCAGTGAACGTGatgaagaaatggtggaagaacatCCCCTGCCTGCAGAGAACTGACGAGAAAAGGTGGACGGGTTGTGGTTGTTAGGATAAAGCAGTGTTGTCTCTGAATCAAGTCAACTGAGTGAGCAGTAGGTTGAGCCAGGAGCTGCCGCACCGACACTGACCAATGCTAATGCTCACCGGTAGTCCCTTCCCAGCAAACCTCGGAACGCACAGGTCAGAAATGCACCTTTCACAATTGTTTAACGGCAAAGTCAGCTCCGAAGCAGGCAAAATAGGGCTGAAAAGGGCATTGGCTTCACATGATCTGGTTAAAGACGGAAGTTAGATTTGCATAAAAATACAATTTTGAACAATCAAGGAATATCCACCAGTGCATTATATCTAGACTAGAGATATCCAATACATATAACAAAGGCCCTTGTTTTACAAAGCAACAGCACAATCAACCCCAGGGAAGGAAAACCTTGACTTTTGTATCTTTTGACCCAGCATGGATCTAAGCAGAAGacatgaatggtcatgcactttggtagcagaaataaatgagcagactgttttctaaacaggcagaaaatcaaaaaaatctgagatgcagagggatcttggagttctggtgcagaacaccctaaaggttaacttgcaggttgagtcagtggtgagaaagtcatatgccatgttagcattcaattcaagaggtctagaatacaagagcagggaagtaatgctgaggctttataaggcactggtgaggcctcaccttgagtattgtgaacaattttgggctcctcatcgaagaaaagatgttatgggattggagagggtccggaggctgttcacaaggatgattctgggaataaaagggttatcatacgaggaatgtttgatagctctggtctgtactccctggaatttagagggatgaaggaggatctcattgaaaccttttgaatgttgaaaggcctagacagagcagatgtggaaaggatgctgccagtggtgggggagtctaggacaagagggcacagcctgaggaTAGCATTCATAGCATTCAAGAGGATGGTGCTTGTGATGTGGCAATATTTTGCAGACAGCTTAGAGAAGGGTGGCTTTGAACAAGTGTGAGAGGAAGTTCACGGGGCTTGTCTCTGCTCTTTGTAAAACCCCACCTTTTTCCCATTCACAGGGAGCCATGAAACCTGTCTGGATGTCGTAACTGTAAGATGAGCCAAGGAGGATATTGTGAGAAAGTAGGTGTTGGAGCCTCCTCTCTATGTCTATTAACCCCGTGCCACTGTCTAGTCTGCATGTCCTGTTCATGTCGCCTTGTACCACTGGTTGCAGTTGTTACGATAGTGAACAGTCAAAGAGTAGAGACACACCTGTATCATATTCCCACTGGAGAAGTAGGAGCATAGGTCTGACATTCGGCCCCTTCATCCTTTTCCTCCATCCAGTTGGATCACAGCTAGTCTGAGCTCACTGCAACTAAACTTTGAATCCCAGTCCCCAGTAGCCCTTCCCTCCAAGGAGTTATCTCAACTCTGGATATATTTTAATAATTCAGCCCAACGTCTCACTG is from Hypanus sabinus isolate sHypSab1 chromosome 5, sHypSab1.hap1, whole genome shotgun sequence and encodes:
- the LOC132394590 gene encoding uncharacterized protein LOC132394590 isoform X1 gives rise to the protein MDQWPDVKELFSNLVPAALGVIGNTALTAVLYGLEYLVEKNSPCPCDPEWNAIHSNLAFIVPTVVLLLISMMVVPRSRRMFKCGTCRPCPECGRCSGCSQCCTRSECPESGSRFPSCCNSCRKCCFELNTLMQISIPSIIWVVILLLDGDYVACYQAPSVNRTHGHQKCEQFCNLETSSSLRYYCFRSRIIGSIILGVSVFLLVLLKFFPRWTYCDYTEEGYYKFKYLQSLEKKKWKKIKKELGNMVAKTANVEAKELISNLSHYITDQGEQNPNHGAHSSNEGAQSSSQGDPNSSQDDQELQALITPASDSSA
- the LOC132394590 gene encoding uncharacterized protein LOC132394590 isoform X2 translates to MGTMSPVTKPLQSIGRTAIRNANSFATSRLRLLCATIASGPGWTYCDYTEEGYYKFKYLQSLEKKKWKKIKKELGNMVAKTANVEAKELISNLSHYITDQGEQNPNHGAHSSNEGAQSSSQGDPNSSQDDQELQALITPASDSSA